From Haloplanus vescus:
CGCGACGGTGATCGCCATCGAGATGAGCGTCATCATCCCCGGCGACCGATCTTTCAGCTCCGGTACCGCCATCTGGAGGAACGGCATCCCACCGTACGCGAAGACGATGACCGCGAAGACGGGGTTGATCCACTCGCTGCCCGGGAACGCGGGGACGGAGAACCCGAGCCACTCCTGCAGCATTTCGCTGTATAGCAGGACTGGGATCGACAGGAGCGTCGAGACGAAGAAGCGCCGGCGGAACATCTGCTCGTGGCCCTTGTGCATCCCGCCATGCCCCTCACCGTGGCCCTCATGGGAACCGTGGTCGTGTCCTTCGCCCTCGTGTCCAGCGTGCTCGTGCTGCTCGTCGAGCACTGTCTCACTCTCCGCAGCAGGGTGTGCCTCTTCTTCCAGTAGGTCCTGTTCTACCCGCTGCTCGTCCGACTCGGCGTCCGATTCATCCTGCTCGCCGTGTTCGTGCTGGTGACTGCTGTCGTCCTGCTGGTGTTCCCCTCCAGGGAGATTCTCATTTGTATCTTTGTGGTCGTCCATAGCCCATATTCTCTGTAGAGGTGGATCCGCTGGCCCCCTGAATCTTCCCCACTGAACTGTACAGCAGGACCAGCGTAGCGAAGCTTCAAAGACAACGGTTGGCCGTTGTCTCGGAGTGGTCCGCGCGATTCTCAGGCGTAAGCGGTGTACCCGGCGTCTTCGACGGCCTCCACGAGAGCTGTGACATTTGCCTCACCATCGACGCTCGCCTGTTCGCTCTCCCTGTCGACGGTCACGTCAGTCACGCCGGATACCTCTTCGAGGGCCTCTTCGACCGTCTGCTCACAGTGACCGCACGTCATGCCTTCCACGATGATCGTCGTCGTCATACAGGGATACACACGGCCTCCTCTCTTTAGCGGATTTCCCCTTCGATCATACTGATATCGTGGGGCTCAAACTTTAGATTCAAAGCGATACCTGCGGCCGTAACGAACTAGACATCGGATGCGCCAGGTGTCAATAGCGAGAAGGCTCAAGTATCGTTGTGACGCTCCCTGTACGTCTTCGCCGCTAAAAAGACATAGAGTGCGCCGATAGCCCGAATGCCCAAGCGGAATCGCTCGTTCCATTCTATCGACTCTGGACGCTCGTACAGGAACGCGGTGGCAAATCTCTGATACAGGTCGGGAAATAAGAGGACTATCGCGCCGAACACGCCGGTAAGATTCATCAGCAACGCGTATGCTCGC
This genomic window contains:
- a CDS encoding heavy-metal-associated domain-containing protein; protein product: MTTTIIVEGMTCGHCEQTVEEALEEVSGVTDVTVDRESEQASVDGEANVTALVEAVEDAGYTAYA